One genomic segment of Brassica napus cultivar Da-Ae chromosome A3, Da-Ae, whole genome shotgun sequence includes these proteins:
- the LOC106443462 gene encoding cytochrome b5: MREEAKIFTLSEVSEHNHAHDCWIVISGKVYNVTKFLEDHPGGDEVLLSSTGKDATDDFEDVGHSESAREMMEQYYVGEIDPTTIPKKTKYTPPKQPHYNQDKTSEFIIKILQFLVPLAILSLAVGIRIYTKAA, from the exons ATGAGGGAGGAAGCAAAGATCTTCACACTTTCAGAAGTTTCAGAACACAACCACGCTCATGACTGTTGGATTGTCATCAGTGGAaag GTGTATAATGTGACAAAGTTCCTTGAAGACCATCCTGGTGGGGATGAAGTTCTCTTGTCTTCAACAG GGAAGGATGCAACGGATGATTTTGAGGATGTGGGACACAGCGAGAGCGCCAGAGAGATGATGGAACAGTACTACGTTGGAGAGATTGATCCAACGACAATaccaaagaaaaccaaatacacaccTCCTAAACAGCCTCACTACAATCAAGACAAGACCTCTGAGTTCATTATCAAGATCCTCCAGTTCCTTGTACCCCTTGCCATTCTCAGTTTAGCAGTTGGGATTCGTATTTACACAAAAGCAGCTtag